A region from the Aegilops tauschii subsp. strangulata cultivar AL8/78 chromosome 5, Aet v6.0, whole genome shotgun sequence genome encodes:
- the LOC123494015 gene encoding uncharacterized protein: protein MEQISEGLEVNVSDQRKGNSGRKPKNINLEQIPTIPLNKRSTIRSLAWQLGCSPTTLHRNFKLNLIKRHTNYVKPALKEKNKKDRMEFCMSMLDETTIETSRPKWKTMHNVVLIDEKWFNMTKKNKTYYLLDGEEEPTRPIHGNCIGKVMFLTAVARPRWDREGNVTFSGKIGIWPFVKEVSAQRRSDNRPRGTIETKSIKVDRKVMREFLIEKVLSAIQAVWPESDAGQTIYIQHDNGKPHILPNDPEFLAAVAKTRLDIRTIQQPANSPDLNVLDLGVFNSLQSLTDCLSPKTLQDLINGVLEEFEGYEVYKLNRIFLTLQTCMIEILNHAGGNGYKIPHVNKERLEGLGQLPPRLPCPQEVYANALHNLGLIERVQ from the coding sequence ATGGAGCAAATTTCAGAAGGTTTAGAGGTGAATGTTTCCGATCAGAGAAAAGGAAACTCTGGAAGAAAGCCAAAGAACATCAATTTAGAGCAAATCCCTACTATTCCACTAAACAAGAGGTCCACTATCAGATCTCTAGCTTGGCAACTGGGATGTAGCCCTACCACACTGCATAGAAACTTCAAGCTGAATTTGATAAAGAGGCACACAAACTATGTGAAGCCAGCTCTGAAGGAAAAGAATAAGAAGGATAGGATGGAATTTTGCATGTCAATGCTTGATGAGACAACGATAGAAACTTCAAGGCCTAAATGGAAGACAATGCATAATGTTGTGCTCATTGATGAGAAATGGTTCAATATGACCAAGAAAAATAAGACCTACTATCTGTTGGATGGGGAGGAGGAGCCTACGAGGCCTATACATGGCAACTGCATTGGCAAGGTGATGTTCTTGACGGCCGTTGCTAGGCCAAGGTGGGATCGTGAAGGAAACGTGACCTTCTCTGGGAAAATCGGTATCTGGCCATTCGTGAAAGAAGTTTCTGCTCAGAGGAGAAGTGATAACAGGCCCAGAGGTACAATAGAGACAAAGTCAATAAAGGTGGACAGAAAAGTGATGAGGGAGTTCCTAATAGAGAAGGTCTTGTCAGCGATACAAGCAGTTTGGCCTGAAAGTGATGCTGGACAGACCATCTACATTCAACATGATAATGGTAAGCCCCATATCTTGCCAAATGACCCAGAATTTCTAGCGGCTGTCGCAAAAACTAGACTTGACATCAGAACAATACAACAACCTGCCAACAGTCCTGATTTGAATGTGCTTGACCTTGGGGTTTTCAACTCGCTGCAATCCCTAACAGATTGTTTGAGTCCTAAAACACTACAAGACCTTATTAATGGTGTTTTGGAGGAATTTGAAGGCTATGAGGTTTACAAGCTCAACAGAATTTTTCTAACTCTGCAAACGTGCATGATTGAGATCCTGAACCATGCAGGGGGCAATGGGTATAAAATACCACATGTGAACAAGGAAAGGCTCGAGGGTCTTGGGCAGCTACCTCCAAGACTGCCGTGCCCTCAAGAGGTTTACGCAAATGCCCTACACAACTTAGGGCTAATAGAGAGGGTTCAATAA